A window of the Zeugodacus cucurbitae isolate PBARC_wt_2022May chromosome 2, idZeuCucr1.2, whole genome shotgun sequence genome harbors these coding sequences:
- the LOC114803524 gene encoding uncharacterized protein LOC114803524 isoform X2, which yields MNQRAKKYSEVEGNIKHNNFMSSKVCVALPRMSRFLTVLLLSATLSVCWRSVVAKTSCSEENDEWRCTSGECIPKAYMCNGTKQCRDGSDETEKLCKDMECSDASFRCSYGACISLKLVCDGVVDCVDKSDEDSGSCLKRRNDLPDDGIDDETRRKNCADWGQMKCWSGQCVRISDKCNGIRDCADGSDERSSLCKTMLCNKQQFQCGYGACIPKQAKCNGTQECWDGTDELEKLCKKKVNSTLTPTTKLNLSIVTESIVNPSIIVYDFKASENLKNTTTQTTTNHVQIENKEFKTTNNIEKPLYKGNETKSTPKTSSRHPIATTSAENFGMDLNEIASTNLMKPTTEANKIKKYAEDDLQITTPKIKVTTKLPTLITNGSFKIDISRYPSSKQAPNFETNLNSSIDNSLVSNSSDQIPLISRPSTEIVPPIVKHPGSLTGISELEINTSKVETTARPQTVGTITPDTIILPPTTIPTKHQQPTPNQYNTTKPTTIFPPTTITTKRQQPTPNQYNTTKPTTTFPPTTTTTKRQQPTPNQYNNTKSTTIFPPTTTTTKRQQPTPNQYNNTKSTTIFPPATTTTKRQQPTSNQYNTTKPRTTFPSTTTTTERQQPTPNRYNNTKPTTIFPPSTITTIPQQFTPNQYNTTKPTTTLPPTTITTKRQQTVFSTNKPIKECVLRNCDHPLFCKISFPGPRNSEITIVNKGRLSLIVGSQVIFNCAEGYDLEGANRLTCTPTGWSHSSPSCISYCDADFIYNCRPPLKCLFEQSNSRSKIFITKEFKQRVREHSHISFACDKGYLHEGPTMRKCTARGWSNEIPRCINYCDISELEPLNSPLKCKVFDSNIQRLKDYQYSVWNKKIKERSYFEFTCEDGYKLDGENRSTCMNNGWSSAAPTCIRSCDLSLVSPCTAPLLCHHNHKRSFINLRNWADVVLPGVHVDYRCEDGYELDGTKVITCTNDGWSNRIPTCKETVCDASILADCTYPLKCEIYDRTIRKYNRINRGVIQELSNDENLYINCEDGFTLQGSQYLHCRGGKWDGIMPKCIVPTCNVNLLPKCGNPLICTAYHDSLGSGQQITNNYWNRRETYPQDTVVVLDCPYGYTLKGSKEITCDLYSWKYEHGTYSSECQKNSKTCEQEIVDNCIYPMICERFESEFNDFVTIKFSCENGYMLDGGNSLTCTDDKWDHNMPKCITHSCSGHLIPSCKYPLNCTLFDSKSKSERIITDITKSTNYALNTQIIFGCANGYKLTGEEQTICSSNGWSHEQSLKLPQCTSPCDADIFGNCEEPLNCFCLPPKHNKWFQVTSAYLIHEVRENYLVDFRCNEGFRLEGPRRMKCTSRGWDQPVPKCVPYPQY from the exons ATGAACCAACGAGCTAAGAAGTATTCTGAAGTTGAAGGAAACATAAAGCACAATAATTTTATGAGTTCAAAAGTGTGTGTTGCACTTCCGAGAATGTCAAGGTTTCTAACAGTATTACTCCTGAGTGCCACACTGAGTGTATGTTGGAGAAGTG TGGTTGCTAAAACGTCGTGCAGCGAAGAGAATGATGAGTGGCGGTGTACATCTGGAGAGTGTATTCCGAAGGCATATATGTGCAATGGCACCAAACAATGTCGTGATGGTTCTGATGAGACGGAAAAACTATGCAAAGATATGGAATGTTCAGATGCTTCATTCCGTTGCAGTTATGGTGCATGCATATCACTCAAATTAGTTTGTGATGGTGTTGTCGATTGTGTCGATAAATCTGATGAGGACTCTGGGTCGTGTCTCAAACGACGCAATGATTTGCCAGATGATGGCATTGATGACGAAACAAGGCGGAAAAATTGTGCAga ttGGGGACAAATGAAATGCTGGTCAGGTCAGTGTGTTAGAATCAGTGATAAATGTAATGGCATAAGGGATTGTGCCGACGGCAGTGATGAGCGGTCTTCCTTGTGTAAGACAATGTTGTGTAATAAACAACAGTTCCAATGCGGTTACGGCGCTTGCATACCCAAACAAGCTAAATGTAATGGAACGCAGGAATGCTGGGATGGTACGGATGAGCTGGAGAagctttgcaaaaaaaaagtgaattcaacattaacaccaacaacaaaattaaatttgtcgATAGTTACTGAAAGTATTGTAAATCCATCGATTATAGTATACGATTTCAAAGCTTccgaaaatcttaaaaatacaaCGACTCAAACAACTACAAATCATgttcaaatagaaaataaagaatttaaaacCACAAATAATATCGAAAAGCCTTTGTATAAGGGAAATGAAACTAAAAGCACGCCAAAAACCTCATCTCGACATCCAATAGCAACGACTTCAGCAGAAAACTTTGGTATGGATCTCAACGAAATAGCTTCTACAAATCTCATGAAACCGACCactgaagcaaataaaataaagaagtaTGCAGAAGATGATTTGCAAATAACAACGCCCAAAATTAAAGTAACAACGAAACTTCCAACGCTCATAACAAATGGATCATTTAAAATTGATATATCACGTTATCCATCATCAAAGCAAGCTCccaattttgaaacaaatttaaattcaagTATTGATAATTCCCTTGTGTCAAATTCAAGTGATCAGATACCTCTAATTTCACGACCATCGACTGAAATTGTGCCCCCTATAGTAAAGCATCCTGGAAGTTTAACCGGAATTTCGGAATTGGAAATAAACACGTCAAAAGTAGAGACAACTGCAAGACCACAAACGGTTGGAACCATTACTCCAGACACAATAATATTACCACCGACTACAATACCAACAAAACACCAACAACCTACCCCGAATCAGTACAACAccacaaagccaacaacaatatttccaccgactacaataacaacaaaacgccAACAACCTACCCCAAATCAGTACAACAccacaaagccaacaacaacatttccaccgactacaacaacaacaaaacgccaACAACCTACCCCAAATCAGTATAACAACACAAAGTCAACAACAATATTTCCaccgactacaacaacaacaaagcgccaaCAACCTACGCCAAATcagtacaacaacacaaagtcaacaacaatatttccaccggctacaacaacaacaaaacgccaACAACCAACCTCGAATCAGTACAACACCACTAAGCCAAGAACAACATTTCCatcgactacaacaacaacagagcgcCAACAACCTACGCCGAATCGGTACAATAacacaaagccaacaacaatatttccaccgtctacaataacaacaatacccCAACAATTTACCCCGAATCAATACAACAccacaaagccaacaacaacattaccaccgactacaataacaactaaaCGTCAACAAACAGTCTTCTCAACCAACAAACCCATCAAAGAGTGTGTTTTACGCAATTGTGATCATCCACTCTTTTGTAAGATTTCATTTCCAGGACCCCGCAACTCTGAAATTACAATTGTTAATAAGGGACGATTATCTCTTATAGTGGGATCACAAGTGATTTTCAATTGTGCCGAAGGTTATGATTTAGAAGGTGCAAATCGTTTAACATGCACACCGACAGGTTGGAGTCATAGCAGTCCAAGTTGCA TTTCCTACTGTGACGCAGACTTCATATATAACTGCAGACCACCACTCAAATGTTTATTTGAACAGTCCAATAGTAGATCAAAAATCTTCATAACAAAAGAGTTTAAACAAAGAGTTAGAGAACATTCCCACATTAGTTTTGCCTGCGATAAGGGTTATCTGCATGAAGGTCCGACCATGAGGAAATGTACAGCGAGAGGGTGGTCAAATGAGATACCTAGATGTA TTAATTATTGCGATATATCCGAATTGGAACCTCTCAATTCACCACTCAAATGCAAAGTGTTCGATTCAAATATACAAAGATTGAAAGACTATCAATATTCCGTATGGAACAAGAAGATCAAAGAACGTTCTTACTTTGAATTTACCTGCGAAGATGGATATAAACTGGATGGCGAGAATCGTTCAACCTGTATGAATAATGGCTGGAGTAGTGCTGCACCTACTTGCA TTCGCTCGTGTGATCTAAGTCTGGTTAGTCCGTGCACAGCGCCGTTACTCTGTCATCACAATCACAAAAGATCTTTCATTAACTTAAGAAACTGGGCTGACGTGGTGCTTCCAGGGGTACATGTAGACTATAGGTGTGAAGATGGTTATGAACTGGATGGGACAAAGGTCATAACATGTACGAACGATGGATGGAGTAATAGGATTCCTACTTGCA AGGAAACTGTTTGTGATGCTAGTATATTGGCCGACTGCACTTATCCGTTAAAGTGTGAGATATATGATCGAACGATACGAAAGTATAATAGGATCAATAGAGGAGTCATCCAGGAATTATCAAATgacgaaaatttatatataaattgtgaaGATGGCTTCACTCTGCAAGGCTCACAATATTTACATTGCAGAGGAGGAAAATGGGATGGCATTATGCCTAAATGCATTG TCCCCACATGTAACGTCAATTTGTTACCGAAATGTGGAAATCCTCTGATTTGCACCGCTTACCATGATAGTTTGGGATCTGGGCAACAGATAACGAATAACTATTGGAACAGACGTGAAACTTATCCCCAAGACACTGTGGTGGTTCTTGATTGTCCATATGGTTATACGTTAAAAGGGTCCAAAGAAATAACCTGTGATTTGTACAGTTGGAAATATGAACACGGAACATATAGCTCAGAATGCC agaaaaacTCTAAGACTTGTGAGCAGGAGATAGTAGATAACTGCATTTATCCAATGATTTGTGAGAGATTCGAGTCAGAGTTCAATGATTTtgtaacaataaaatttagttgTGAAAATGGTTATATGTTGGATGGCGGAAACTCTTTAACTTGCACGGATGACAAATGGGATCATAATATGCCCAAATGTATAA CACATTCCTGCAGTGGTCATCTTATACCCAGCTGCAAATACCCTCTAAATTGCACGCTTTTCGACTCAAAGTCCAAATCCGAGCGGATTATAACTGATATTACTAAGTCCACAAATTATGCTCTAAATACGCAGATTATTTTCGGATGTGCTAACGGTTACAAATTAACAGGTGAAGAGCAAACCATTTGTAGTTCGAATGGTTGGAGTCATGAGCAAAGTCTGAAACTACCGCAATGCA CCTCCCCGTGTGATGCTGATATATTTGGAAACTGTGAAGAGCcccttaattgtttttgtttaccacCGAAACATAACAAATGGTTTCAAGTAACCAGCGCCTACTTGATACATGAAGTTCGTGAAAATTACCTTGTAGACTTCAGATGTAACGAAGGTTTCAGACTTGAAGGACCCAGACGTATGAAATGTACATCGAGGGGATGGGATCAACCTGTACCAAAATGCGTTCCTTATCCtcaatattga
- the LOC114803524 gene encoding uncharacterized protein LOC114803524 isoform X1, with protein MNQRAKKYSEVEGNIKHNNFMSSKVCVALPRMSRFLTVLLLSATLSVCWRSVVAKTSCSEENDEWRCTSGECIPKAYMCNGTKQCRDGSDETEKLCKDMECSDASFRCSYGACISLKLVCDGVVDCVDKSDEDSGSCLKRRNDLPDDGIDDETRRKNCADWGQMKCWSGQCVRISDKCNGIRDCADGSDERSSLCKTMLCNKQQFQCGYGACIPKQAKCNGTQECWDGTDELEKLCKKKVNSTLTPTTKLNLSIVTESIVNPSIIVYDFKASENLKNTTTQTTTNHVQIENKEFKTTNNIEKPLYKGNETKSTPKTSSRHPIATTSAENFGMDLNEIASTNLMKPTTEANKIKKYAEDDLQITTPKIKVTTKLPTLITNGSFKIDISRYPSSKQAPNFETNLNSSIDNSLVSNSSDQIPLISRPSTEIVPPIVKHPGSLTGISELEINTSKVETTARPQTVGTITPDTIILPPTTIPTKHQQPTPNQYNTTKPTTIFPPTTITTKRQQPTPNQYNTTKPTTTFPPTTTTTKRQQPTPNQYNNTKSTTIFPPTTTTTKRQQPTPNQYNNTKSTTIFPPATTTTKRQQPTSNQYNTTKPRTTFPSTTTTTERQQPTPNRYNNTKPTTIFPPSTITTIPQQFTPNQYNTTKPTTTLPPTTITTKRQQTVFSTNKPIKECVLRNCDHPLFCKISFPGPRNSEITIVNKGRLSLIVGSQVIFNCAEGYDLEGANRLTCTPTGWSHSSPSCISYCDADFIYNCRPPLKCLFEQSNSRSKIFITKEFKQRVREHSHISFACDKGYLHEGPTMRKCTARGWSNEIPRCINYCDISELEPLNSPLKCKVFDSNIQRLKDYQYSVWNKKIKERSYFEFTCEDGYKLDGENRSTCMNNGWSSAAPTCIRSCDLSLVSPCTAPLLCHHNHKRSFINLRNWADVVLPGVHVDYRCEDGYELDGTKVITCTNDGWSNRIPTCKETVCDASILADCTYPLKCEIYDRTIRKYNRINRGVIQELSNDENLYINCEDGFTLQGSQYLHCRGGKWDGIMPKCIVPTCNVNLLPKCGNPLICTAYHDSLGSGQQITNNYWNRRETYPQDTVVVLDCPYGYTLKGSKEITCDLYSWKYEHGTYSSECQKNSKTCEQEIVDNCIYPMICERFESEFNDFVTIKFSCENGYMLDGGNSLTCTDDKWDHNMPKCITAHSCSGHLIPSCKYPLNCTLFDSKSKSERIITDITKSTNYALNTQIIFGCANGYKLTGEEQTICSSNGWSHEQSLKLPQCTSPCDADIFGNCEEPLNCFCLPPKHNKWFQVTSAYLIHEVRENYLVDFRCNEGFRLEGPRRMKCTSRGWDQPVPKCVPYPQY; from the exons ATGAACCAACGAGCTAAGAAGTATTCTGAAGTTGAAGGAAACATAAAGCACAATAATTTTATGAGTTCAAAAGTGTGTGTTGCACTTCCGAGAATGTCAAGGTTTCTAACAGTATTACTCCTGAGTGCCACACTGAGTGTATGTTGGAGAAGTG TGGTTGCTAAAACGTCGTGCAGCGAAGAGAATGATGAGTGGCGGTGTACATCTGGAGAGTGTATTCCGAAGGCATATATGTGCAATGGCACCAAACAATGTCGTGATGGTTCTGATGAGACGGAAAAACTATGCAAAGATATGGAATGTTCAGATGCTTCATTCCGTTGCAGTTATGGTGCATGCATATCACTCAAATTAGTTTGTGATGGTGTTGTCGATTGTGTCGATAAATCTGATGAGGACTCTGGGTCGTGTCTCAAACGACGCAATGATTTGCCAGATGATGGCATTGATGACGAAACAAGGCGGAAAAATTGTGCAga ttGGGGACAAATGAAATGCTGGTCAGGTCAGTGTGTTAGAATCAGTGATAAATGTAATGGCATAAGGGATTGTGCCGACGGCAGTGATGAGCGGTCTTCCTTGTGTAAGACAATGTTGTGTAATAAACAACAGTTCCAATGCGGTTACGGCGCTTGCATACCCAAACAAGCTAAATGTAATGGAACGCAGGAATGCTGGGATGGTACGGATGAGCTGGAGAagctttgcaaaaaaaaagtgaattcaacattaacaccaacaacaaaattaaatttgtcgATAGTTACTGAAAGTATTGTAAATCCATCGATTATAGTATACGATTTCAAAGCTTccgaaaatcttaaaaatacaaCGACTCAAACAACTACAAATCATgttcaaatagaaaataaagaatttaaaacCACAAATAATATCGAAAAGCCTTTGTATAAGGGAAATGAAACTAAAAGCACGCCAAAAACCTCATCTCGACATCCAATAGCAACGACTTCAGCAGAAAACTTTGGTATGGATCTCAACGAAATAGCTTCTACAAATCTCATGAAACCGACCactgaagcaaataaaataaagaagtaTGCAGAAGATGATTTGCAAATAACAACGCCCAAAATTAAAGTAACAACGAAACTTCCAACGCTCATAACAAATGGATCATTTAAAATTGATATATCACGTTATCCATCATCAAAGCAAGCTCccaattttgaaacaaatttaaattcaagTATTGATAATTCCCTTGTGTCAAATTCAAGTGATCAGATACCTCTAATTTCACGACCATCGACTGAAATTGTGCCCCCTATAGTAAAGCATCCTGGAAGTTTAACCGGAATTTCGGAATTGGAAATAAACACGTCAAAAGTAGAGACAACTGCAAGACCACAAACGGTTGGAACCATTACTCCAGACACAATAATATTACCACCGACTACAATACCAACAAAACACCAACAACCTACCCCGAATCAGTACAACAccacaaagccaacaacaatatttccaccgactacaataacaacaaaacgccAACAACCTACCCCAAATCAGTACAACAccacaaagccaacaacaacatttccaccgactacaacaacaacaaaacgccaACAACCTACCCCAAATCAGTATAACAACACAAAGTCAACAACAATATTTCCaccgactacaacaacaacaaagcgccaaCAACCTACGCCAAATcagtacaacaacacaaagtcaacaacaatatttccaccggctacaacaacaacaaaacgccaACAACCAACCTCGAATCAGTACAACACCACTAAGCCAAGAACAACATTTCCatcgactacaacaacaacagagcgcCAACAACCTACGCCGAATCGGTACAATAacacaaagccaacaacaatatttccaccgtctacaataacaacaatacccCAACAATTTACCCCGAATCAATACAACAccacaaagccaacaacaacattaccaccgactacaataacaactaaaCGTCAACAAACAGTCTTCTCAACCAACAAACCCATCAAAGAGTGTGTTTTACGCAATTGTGATCATCCACTCTTTTGTAAGATTTCATTTCCAGGACCCCGCAACTCTGAAATTACAATTGTTAATAAGGGACGATTATCTCTTATAGTGGGATCACAAGTGATTTTCAATTGTGCCGAAGGTTATGATTTAGAAGGTGCAAATCGTTTAACATGCACACCGACAGGTTGGAGTCATAGCAGTCCAAGTTGCA TTTCCTACTGTGACGCAGACTTCATATATAACTGCAGACCACCACTCAAATGTTTATTTGAACAGTCCAATAGTAGATCAAAAATCTTCATAACAAAAGAGTTTAAACAAAGAGTTAGAGAACATTCCCACATTAGTTTTGCCTGCGATAAGGGTTATCTGCATGAAGGTCCGACCATGAGGAAATGTACAGCGAGAGGGTGGTCAAATGAGATACCTAGATGTA TTAATTATTGCGATATATCCGAATTGGAACCTCTCAATTCACCACTCAAATGCAAAGTGTTCGATTCAAATATACAAAGATTGAAAGACTATCAATATTCCGTATGGAACAAGAAGATCAAAGAACGTTCTTACTTTGAATTTACCTGCGAAGATGGATATAAACTGGATGGCGAGAATCGTTCAACCTGTATGAATAATGGCTGGAGTAGTGCTGCACCTACTTGCA TTCGCTCGTGTGATCTAAGTCTGGTTAGTCCGTGCACAGCGCCGTTACTCTGTCATCACAATCACAAAAGATCTTTCATTAACTTAAGAAACTGGGCTGACGTGGTGCTTCCAGGGGTACATGTAGACTATAGGTGTGAAGATGGTTATGAACTGGATGGGACAAAGGTCATAACATGTACGAACGATGGATGGAGTAATAGGATTCCTACTTGCA AGGAAACTGTTTGTGATGCTAGTATATTGGCCGACTGCACTTATCCGTTAAAGTGTGAGATATATGATCGAACGATACGAAAGTATAATAGGATCAATAGAGGAGTCATCCAGGAATTATCAAATgacgaaaatttatatataaattgtgaaGATGGCTTCACTCTGCAAGGCTCACAATATTTACATTGCAGAGGAGGAAAATGGGATGGCATTATGCCTAAATGCATTG TCCCCACATGTAACGTCAATTTGTTACCGAAATGTGGAAATCCTCTGATTTGCACCGCTTACCATGATAGTTTGGGATCTGGGCAACAGATAACGAATAACTATTGGAACAGACGTGAAACTTATCCCCAAGACACTGTGGTGGTTCTTGATTGTCCATATGGTTATACGTTAAAAGGGTCCAAAGAAATAACCTGTGATTTGTACAGTTGGAAATATGAACACGGAACATATAGCTCAGAATGCC agaaaaacTCTAAGACTTGTGAGCAGGAGATAGTAGATAACTGCATTTATCCAATGATTTGTGAGAGATTCGAGTCAGAGTTCAATGATTTtgtaacaataaaatttagttgTGAAAATGGTTATATGTTGGATGGCGGAAACTCTTTAACTTGCACGGATGACAAATGGGATCATAATATGCCCAAATGTATAA CAGCACATTCCTGCAGTGGTCATCTTATACCCAGCTGCAAATACCCTCTAAATTGCACGCTTTTCGACTCAAAGTCCAAATCCGAGCGGATTATAACTGATATTACTAAGTCCACAAATTATGCTCTAAATACGCAGATTATTTTCGGATGTGCTAACGGTTACAAATTAACAGGTGAAGAGCAAACCATTTGTAGTTCGAATGGTTGGAGTCATGAGCAAAGTCTGAAACTACCGCAATGCA CCTCCCCGTGTGATGCTGATATATTTGGAAACTGTGAAGAGCcccttaattgtttttgtttaccacCGAAACATAACAAATGGTTTCAAGTAACCAGCGCCTACTTGATACATGAAGTTCGTGAAAATTACCTTGTAGACTTCAGATGTAACGAAGGTTTCAGACTTGAAGGACCCAGACGTATGAAATGTACATCGAGGGGATGGGATCAACCTGTACCAAAATGCGTTCCTTATCCtcaatattga